In the Solanum pennellii chromosome 5, SPENNV200 genome, one interval contains:
- the LOC107020140 gene encoding uncharacterized protein LOC107020140 → MEDDHRNIGAIARSCNMNKPNNVVAPKLGLKASHVWNYFDRVLAPGMNSFNGSSESVSLDFPIARQERSYDQVSNKKFYLHSIQPVQFFQQIVVPQSRTTVACVPPTTTQPEWIDLQQQLDIGAKIHPNFASSMKSPLTQSTTRKNQSIRLTYELSQEELTNDKWAWSK, encoded by the exons ATGGAGGATGATCATCGGAATATAGGTGCAATAGCAAGAAGTTGTAATATGAATAAACCTAACAATGTTGTAGCTCCTAAATTAGGGTTGAAAGCATCTCATGTTTGGAATTATTTTGACAGAGTTTTAGCTCCTGGCATGAATAGTTTTAATGGTTCATCTGAAAGTGTTTCTTTAGATTTTCCAATAGCTCGTCAGGAGAGATCATATGATCAGGTTAGCAACAAGAAATTCTACTTACATTCAATTCAACCAGTTCAATTTTTCCAACAAATCGTTGTTCCTCAATCACGAACAACGGTGGCATGTGTACCACCAACTACAACACAACCTGAATGGATAGATCTACAACAACAACTCGATATAGGGGCTAAAATTCATCCTAATTTTGCTTCTTCTATGAAGAGTCCTTTGACCCAATCTACAACAAG GAAAAATCAGTCGATAAGGCTTACCTATGAATTATCGCAAGAGGAACTCACAAATGACAAATGGGCATGGAGCAAGTAG